GCTTCCGCGGAGTGCCTCCCACCTTCCTCCAGGCCAAGTGCGAGTTCTCCAGCCGTTTCCGCCTCCGGGTCGTCAGGAACACGGAGAATGCGAAGGGTGTCGATGAGCCGATAGTGATCAAACTTTCCGTAGGCGACGCCAGTGTGGTGCGAATCACGAAGCAGATAGTCCATCCGGTCAACGCCAAACGCGTCGCCAACGATGATGTCAGCAAGAATAGATTCCCAGGACGAGAATGTCAGATCCCTCGCTTCGCCCGGCCCGAGCGCCAGCTTCACAATGTCGCCACATCTGAGAGGCGGCGTCATCGCATGCCAAACGGACCGCAGTGGCTCACTTTCGATGAGCGCGCGCGTGAGACGCTCGTGATTCCATCCATCCGGCAAGAGTTCCTCGGCTGCGTGGGAGAAGGGAAGGTGCCCAATGTCATGACACAGCGCCGCCATGCGAAGGACGCGTCGCCAGTAGTCGAATTGCTCGCGCGGTGCTCCGAGGCGTTCCCGAATCTCATCGGTCAAGTGTGCGCGAGCGGTGACGACGTCGAACACCCGGGTCGCGAGTTCCATGACGCCGAGCGAGTGCTCGAATCGACGATGCGTGGCGCCAGGATAGACGAGGTAGGTGAGCGCCAGTTGATGGATGTGCCGCAGACGCTGGAACGGAGCGGAGTCGAGGACCTCTCGCTCGGTGCTATCCAGGCGCACGAAGACGTGAATCGGATCCCTGATCTCGTGTACGTGCTTCGGCACGGTCCAGCCAACAACGAGAGGTGAGCCCGCAGTGCAACGGCACGGTGCCCCAGTTACCCCGAGGGGATCTGGAACGCCGTACGCGCGTGAAGTGAGTATAGCGCGTTCTCCGCAGTGCCTCGCCGGTCAGTCGTCCGGGCGCCGAGAATGCGGTCGCAGACGCTGCAGTATCATTCCGCCGAGGAGCGAAATCATGCGGAACACGCCAAGTGCATTCGGCGCGACTCTGGTTGCGACAGCGCTGTTGCTGGCTGGTGTGACTGCCATAGCAGCACAGGGAAGCCCCACCATGGAGCACCTGGTCTTCAACATAGACGGGCACGGCAACATGCCCTACGCCGTCTCCGTGCCGGACGGCTACGACCCGGACGGCGAACCGCGCCCGCTCGTTCTCGCCCTCCATCCGGGCGGCATCACCGGCGCCTACTACGGCAGCCGGAACCTGCGCGGCATCTTCGAGCCCGGGCTCCGCGGCCTCGGTGCGGTGATGGTCGCGCCGGACGTCCCGACGCGGCGCTGGAATTCCGACGTCGCCAACCGGGGCGTGATGGCCCTGCTGCAGCAGGTCGTCGACACCTACAACATCGACCGCTCACGCATCCTGGTGACCGGCTTCAGCCTGGGCGGCGCCGGCACGTGGTTCTTCGCGGGGCAGCACCCCGACTTCTTCACGGGGGCCATACCCATCGCGGGGCGGGCGAGCGACCTCGATCCCGAGGCGTTCGGCGACATGCCGATCCACATCATCCACAGCCGGGCCGACGAGGTCGTCCCGTTCGAACCCGCCGAGGCGGCATTCGATCAACTGGAGGCGGCGGGGCACCCGGTGGCCTTCACCCCGCTGGAGGGCGTCGGCCATTTCAACATGGGCAGCTACGTGCCGTCGCTCCAGGCCGCCGGCGACTGGATGGTCGCCCGGTGGGACGGCCGCTGAAGCCTTTGAGAGCAGTCTGAGTTTGCCGGCCTGGAGGCCGGCGCACCGGGCAGCCTCGACCGCGGCGCACCGAGTGGACTCGACCGCTATCCATCCCTACCCGACGGACGGACGTCAGCCATCGCAAGATCCGTGCGCGGAAAGTCGTCGCCCTTGGACAAGAGCGGCTCTCCGAATCGCCGCGCAAGTGCGTAGGTGAAGCAGTCCCCGAAGTTGAGTCCGGCCCGATGCCGCCCTTGCCCGTAGTCGCTGAACGCCTGCCGGGCGATCTTCGCCTGAGCCGCATCGACCGCGATGACCTCGATCCCGGCATCGTCCAGCCACCGGTCGAGCAGGAGAATGCCCTCAGCCCCGTGGCGGGACTCCAGAATCATCGAAGTCTCAACGAAGGTCGCAGCAGACATCCGCACCACCTCAGCCCCTACGATCGCGTCGACAAACGACTCGCGTTCCCGCTCTCCCAGCAGAATCGCCACGATGGCAGACGAGTCGATCACCATCAGGTCGGCAGGCCGTCTTCGTCGTAGCCGATGATCTCGTCGGCGGACCGGGAATCCAGTACCGGTAGCTGCGCGCACCGTCGGGCAATGTCCAGTAGACGTTCTCGACGCGAACGCCCCGACCGATCGTCACGCAGGCGATCGAGCCTCTCCCGTATGGCGTCGGTTACCGCTTGCGTCTTCGACTGCCCAGTGAGCCGCGCCAATTCCGCCGCCAACCGCTCCGTCTCGGCATTCCTGAGGTTGAGTGCCATATGTCACTTATGTAGCAACGTGTCTACATTGTATCATCCGGCCGTCAGCCATTGTGGAGCCGGCCTGGAGGCCGGCGCACCAGGCCGGCGCACCGGTCGGCTCACCTGCGCAACGGCTAGAATCTCCGCCATGAAATACCGACAGTTGGGCCGGACAGGCGTCTACGTCTCCGAGCTTTGCCTCGGCGCGATGACGTTCGGAACGGAGTGGGAAGTCATCGGCGCCCTCGGCCAGAGGGATGCCGACGCGCTGGTGGGGGCGTCGATCGACGCCGGGATCAACTTCTTTGATACGGCGGACGTCTACTCCACCGGTGACTCCGAGGAGATCCTGGGCAAGGCGCTCGCTTCGAAGCGCCAGGAGGTCGTCATCGCCACCAAGGTGCGCGGGCGCATGGGGCGCGGCGCGAACGAGGTGGGGCTGTCGCGGCTCCACATCATCCAGGCGTGCGAGGCGAGCCTGCGCCGGCTCGGCACCGACTACATCGACCTCTACCAGATCCACCGCGGCGATCCCGACACCGACATCGAGGAGACGCTGAGCGCGCTCTCCGATCTCGTGCGGGCCGGCAAGGTGCGCTACGTCGGTTGCTCCAACCTCCCGGCGTGGGAACTGATGAAGGCGCTTGGCGTCTCCGAGCGGCGCGGGATCGAGCGCTTCTGCGCGACGCAGTCCTACTATTCGCTCTCGGGGCGCGACCTGGAGCACGACACGATCCCGCTGATCGAGGATCAGGGGCTCGCGCTGCTCGTCTGGAGTCCGCTCGCGGGAGGCTTCCTGACCGGCAAGTTCACGCGCGAGGGCGCCCGCGACCGCGAGGCGAGGCGCGCCTCGTTCGACTTCCCGCCAATCGATCGAGAACAGACATACGACATTCTGGCCGTCATGGCGGCGGTCGCCGAGGCGCACGGCGTGTCGGTGGCGCAGGTCGCGATCGCGTGGCTGCTGGCGAAGTCCGCGGTGACGAGCGTCATCATCGGGGCGAAGCGGATGGATCAGTTGCGTGACAACCTCGGAGCGGTCGACGTCGAGTTGTCGGCCGAAGAGGTGACGTCGCTCGACGAGGTCAGCGCGCGGCCACGCCCCTACCCGATGTGGATGCTGGCCCTCGGGGACGACCGGCGGCCGGGGCAGAAACGCGATTTGGCCGATATTCTGAAGAGAGAGGCAAAGTAGCCCGCCGTGAAGCCCTGCCAGATCCCGGCGACCGCACATTCCGCCAGAGGGCAACCATGCACATACACCACCGGCCGAGACCGCTCACTCTCGAGAGCTTTATGGAAGGGCTGGTTCGCCGCAATCCGGCGGAGCCGGAGTTCCACCAGGCGGTCGAGGAGGTAGCCGAGTCGGTCATCCCGTTCATCAAGCAGCACCATCCGGAGTACGAGCGCCTCAAGATCCTGGAACGGTTGACCGAGCCGGACCGGATCATCACGTTCCGCGTCACCTGGCAGAGCGACGACGGCTACATCCACGCCGATCGCGCCTGGCGCGTGCAGTTCTCCAACGCCATCGGCCCCTACAAAGGGGGACTCCGATTCCACCCGACAGTGACCCGTAGCGTGCTCAAGTTCCTCGGTTTCGAGCAGATCCTGAAGAACAGCCTGACCGGGTTGCCGATGGGGGGCGCGAAGGGAGGCGCCAACTTCGACCCGCGCGGGAAGAGCGACAGCGAAGTGATGCGTTTCTGCCAGTCGATGATGCGCGAACTCCACCGCCACATCGGCGAGGATACCGACGTGCCGGCTGGCGACATCGGCGTCGGCGCCCG
Above is a genomic segment from Acidobacteriota bacterium containing:
- a CDS encoding type II toxin-antitoxin system VapC family toxin — translated: MVIDSSAIVAILLGERERESFVDAIVGAEVVRMSAATFVETSMILESRHGAEGILLLDRWLDDAGIEVIAVDAAQAKIARQAFSDYGQGRHRAGLNFGDCFTYALARRFGEPLLSKGDDFPRTDLAMADVRPSGRDG
- a CDS encoding aldo/keto reductase; this translates as MKYRQLGRTGVYVSELCLGAMTFGTEWEVIGALGQRDADALVGASIDAGINFFDTADVYSTGDSEEILGKALASKRQEVVIATKVRGRMGRGANEVGLSRLHIIQACEASLRRLGTDYIDLYQIHRGDPDTDIEETLSALSDLVRAGKVRYVGCSNLPAWELMKALGVSERRGIERFCATQSYYSLSGRDLEHDTIPLIEDQGLALLVWSPLAGGFLTGKFTREGARDREARRASFDFPPIDREQTYDILAVMAAVAEAHGVSVAQVAIAWLLAKSAVTSVIIGAKRMDQLRDNLGAVDVELSAEEVTSLDEVSARPRPYPMWMLALGDDRRPGQKRDLADILKREAK
- a CDS encoding prolyl oligopeptidase family serine peptidase, which produces MRNTPSAFGATLVATALLLAGVTAIAAQGSPTMEHLVFNIDGHGNMPYAVSVPDGYDPDGEPRPLVLALHPGGITGAYYGSRNLRGIFEPGLRGLGAVMVAPDVPTRRWNSDVANRGVMALLQQVVDTYNIDRSRILVTGFSLGGAGTWFFAGQHPDFFTGAIPIAGRASDLDPEAFGDMPIHIIHSRADEVVPFEPAEAAFDQLEAAGHPVAFTPLEGVGHFNMGSYVPSLQAAGDWMVARWDGR
- a CDS encoding PSK operon transcription factor; translation: MALNLRNAETERLAAELARLTGQSKTQAVTDAIRERLDRLRDDRSGRSRRERLLDIARRCAQLPVLDSRSADEIIGYDEDGLPT
- a CDS encoding HD domain-containing protein; this encodes MPKHVHEIRDPIHVFVRLDSTEREVLDSAPFQRLRHIHQLALTYLVYPGATHRRFEHSLGVMELATRVFDVVTARAHLTDEIRERLGAPREQFDYWRRVLRMAALCHDIGHLPFSHAAEELLPDGWNHERLTRALIESEPLRSVWHAMTPPLRCGDIVKLALGPGEARDLTFSSWESILADIIVGDAFGVDRMDYLLRDSHHTGVAYGKFDHYRLIDTLRILRVPDDPEAETAGELALGLEEGGRHSAEALMLARYFMYSQVCFHPVRRIYDIHLLDFLRETLSDGVFSIEVQEHLRCTDDEMTVMLRQAADDPSRVGHVHANRIVHRRHFKVVYQRNPADVEINPEAGADVYEALCSKYGPDMVRRDRSGPRSVSQDFPVELADGVVSSVDVSTLLKEVPVWSVDNVFAHDSVAEEAKKWVQENREEIIRLPEEEDDE